From Fusarium fujikuroi IMI 58289 draft genome, chromosome FFUJ_chr07, a single genomic window includes:
- a CDS encoding related to transcription factor yields the protein MAPTPSSDESPASTSGPGLTRAPDSPQSKIRRNVACISCRDSKVRCRASPVTGQPCQRCAKLQISCVYDRSHKRVTRRSKLELLEQELKSIKEVVQPKSNAESPSVSQRNGTVFPTQPSQLPPVTNGAVFSLSSNLQSPQQPQSFVPSAALLEKTEPTKPRMLDGKLVSGQDIDWYFEKYDSPGLMLAAVRLTASVISTACRRYAKDEQLVTVLLDSLNRDVWGLLQAITLDLESIQTLLIICTWPFPTIRFVTDPSPNFISSALNACMLLGLHTGRGSHPSFLIGGRQHMTCTDYEASITWVFCSILAQRVSTGNGHPPPFLQHNDTKCKDAIKDSLAPELFTFFELQKFSNRLHTAMYAQISASNGVPETIVKMWEDEFELLRPLVTRVETDFSRFIMLVAQLEVQAYYYTSLPDQRPNFNLNTLRTYNTSQNLINTALTLESTCQLLTHSPHWVYRALVDASCILLSTLHSTAAPQHLSTSDAEVVAAQVLSLLKTCSVRDNDLPTRGSIILETFWSVRHLLPKWDIPVGAWPDRIGAATSYWCLTAFKNALQEARNITDGTQKGIDAFRKSTLLVRWIGIAHMCHLEQRFPGTINGDNDEGNGNTNTEINGQEHTMDNTIDPLQGIDWSMIIDDFGWIGEGPMFLGPA from the exons ATGgctccaacaccatcatcagacGAGTCACCCGCGTCGACGTCCGGCCCGGGCCTCACACGAGCGCCAGACTCACCGCAAAGCAAAATTAGACGAAACGTAGCCTGTATCAGTTGTCGTGACTCAAAG GTGCGATGTCGAGCGAGTCCTGTCACGGGACAGCCATGTCAACGATGCGCCAAGTTGCAGATCTCGTGTGTATACGACAGATCACACAAGAGGgtgacaaggagaag TaaacttgagcttctggaacAAGAGCTCAAGTCCATCAAAGAAGTTGTACAGCCCAAGAGTAACGCAGAGTCACCATCAGTCTCTCAAAGAAACGGAACTGTGTTTCCTACACAGCCATCTCAATTGCCTCCGGTCACAAATGGAGCCGTCTTTTCATTATCCAGCAACCTGCAAAGCCCTCAACAACCCCAGTCGTTCGTGCCATCAGCGGCGTTGCTCGAAAAGACAGAGCCTACAAAACCTCGCATGCTAGATGGTAAATTGGTGTCTGGACAGGATATTGACTGGTACTTTGAGAAGTATGACTCCCCTGGACTGATGCTAGCAGCAGTAAGGCTAACAGCTTCAG TAATATCGACAGCTTGTCGTCGATATGCTAAAGATGAACAACTTGTAACCGTACTCCTCGATTCTCTTAACCGCGACGTTTGGGGCCTGCTTCAAGCCATTACATTGGACCTCGAGTCTATTCAGACTCTCTTGATAATCTGCACTTGGCCATTCCCGACCATTAGATTTGTCACCGATCCGTCGCCTAATTTTATAAGCAGTGCCCTCAACGCTTGCATGCTTCTCGGCCTGCATACTGGCCGAGGATCTcatccaagcttcttgattgGGGGACGCCAGCACATGACATGCACAGACTATGAGGCATCCATAACGTGGGTGTTCTGTAGTATTCTCGCTCAAAG AGTGTCTACAGGCAATGGGCATCCGCCTCCTTTTCTCCAGCATAATGACACCAAGTGCAAGGATGCCATCAAAGATAGTCTTGCGCCGGAGTTGTTCACCTTTTTTGAGCTACAGAAGTTTTCAAATAGATTACATACAGCCATGTATGCCCAGATATCGGCAAGCAATGGGGTTCCTGAAACCATCGTCAAGATGTGGGAAGATGAGTTTGAGCTTCTAAGACCCCTCGTCACCCGTGTCGAAACAG ACTTCTCTCGTTTCATAATGCTAGTTGCTCAACTCGAAGTCCAGGCTTACTACTATACCTCGCTCCCTGACCAGCGCCCCAATTTCAACCTCAATACTCTCCGCACATACAATACCTCACAGAATCTTATCAACACAGCCCTCACACTCGAATCAACGTGCCAACTACTTACACACAGTCCCCACTGGGTCTATCGTGCTTTAGTCGATGCCAGCTGCATCCTCCTATCCACGCTACACTCCACTGCTGCCCCGCAACATCTCTCAACCTCAGACGCTGAGGTTGTCGCTGCGCAGGTTCTATCCCTTCTAAAAACCTGCTCAGTTCGTGATAATGACCTCCCCACACGAGGCTCCATCATTCTTGAGACTTTCTGGTCTGTAAGGCATTTACTCCCTAAGTGGGACATTCCTGTTGGTGCATGGCCGGATCGTATAGGTGCTGCCACATCGTATTGGTGTCTCACGGCCTTCAAGAATGCGTTGCAGGAGGCCAGGAATATCACAGATGGTACACAAAAAGGCATTGATGCATTTCGTAAGTCTACACTCTTGGTTAGATGGATTGGGATTGCTCACATGTGCCATCTAGAACAAAGGTTCCCGGGGACCATCAACGGTGATAATGACGAGGGCAATGGCAACACTAACACAGAAATCAATGGCCAAGAACACACTATGGACAATACCATCGATCCCCTCCAGGGAATTGACTGGTCCATGATCATCGATGACTTTGGCTGGATTGGAGAGGGTCCCATGTTTCTTGGGCCAGCATGA
- a CDS encoding related to PBN1 protein, required for post-translational processing of the protease B precursor Prb1p, translating into MRERVTFIHNDYTLDPEQLDNQEAGLLGPQIESVRQDKLTIPFDELPSELTDILQEYEALHIRWASPVRSETLDPFTSRISPGLHVYVTPESPNSCNPTKLCGWLQRFGPLACSKPEAFTEFKQPATSTAPDFSFHQTLEDLHSFITISSREFCPDLDTVCNARLRSLLTATSLDLSFDKSAKALVASVLWPLRPQTVAVPASTERRVEVGIFVNDRSQPNMKENELGVAGVLSVLGDKKKPSPTIFTFPARHRRDESVFTSRFLTPTGLHPTLQLSFSSNKPPSDEGECVPYAFLTLPKAIFADRYQLGDDLFLASKNLTALRYTTLPVDLEAPAYTTETWGSSILLELAPPTSEEGQPWNVEIPLHLRYLKPSVTDQAEADVPYPAVFWACSLGEETLENPFDRLHIGYDNLFPRDTAFWHVNPQPEGGSRLMHRVTVPVLKLEGIDTIRSGTAIAVLLGFAWVLWKLVGVMLKSEEPVLKKTAPKRSKQNKKA; encoded by the exons ATGCGTGAGCGTGTCACGTTTATCCACAACGACTATACCCTTGATCCTGAGCAGTTGGACAACCAAGAAGCTGGATTGCTTGGGCCTCAAATCGAGTCAGTCCGTCAGGATAAACTCACTATCCCCTTCGACGAGTTGCCTAGTGAGCTCACCGACATACTCCAAGAGTATGAGGCTCTTCATATCAGATGGGCTAGCCCTGTCAGATCCGAGACACTCGACCCTTTCACTTCACGAATTTCACCCGGGCTTCATGTCTATGTGACTCCGGAATCCCCAAACTCATGTAACCC AACAAAACTTTGCGGTTGGCTCCAGAGGTTTGGGCCACTAGCCTGTTCAAAGCCAGAG GCTTTCACCGAGTTTAAGCAACCAGCTACCTCCACAGCCCCGGACTTCTCATTCCATCAAACACTGGAAGATCTACACTCTTTCATAACTATTAGCTCCCGGGAGTTCTGCCCTGACCTGGACACTGTTTGCAATGCCCGACTACGAAGCTTGTTGACCGCGACTAGCTTAGACTTATCCTTTGATAAGTCTGCAAAGGCTCTTGTCGCTTCTGTGCTATGGCCTCTTCGACCCCAAACCGTTGCTGTTCCTGCATCGACGGAAAGAAGGGTTGAAGTTGGCATTTTCGTTAACGACCGCTCGCAACCAAACATGAAGGAGAACGAACTTGGTGTCGCTGGCGTTCTATCCGTACTTGGCGACAAGAAAAAGCCTTCGCCAACCATCTTCACTTTCCCAGCCCGACACCGTCGAGATGAATCTGTATTTACATCTAGATTTCTCACCCCCACAGGGCTTCACCCAACTCTCcagctcagcttcagctctaACAAGCCTCCAAGTGACGAGGGCGAGTGTGTGCCATACGCATTCTTGACATTACCCAAGGCTATATTTGCGGATCGTTATCAACTAGGAGACGATTTGTTCCTGGCCTCCAAGAACTTGACAGCTTTGCGATACACAACCCTACCCGTGGACTTGGAAGCACCAGCATACACCACAGAGACATGGGGGTCGAGTATTCTGCTTGAGCTCGCACCACCTACCTCTGAAGAAGGGCAGCCGTGGAATGTTGAAATCCCTCTCCACCTGCGATACCTTAAGCCTTCAGTGACTGACCAAGCCGAGGCCGATGTTCCCTACCCTGCTGTCTTCTGGGCATGCTCCTTAGGGGAGGAGACGCTGGAGAACCCATTTGATCGTCTCCATATTGGCTATGACAATCTTTTCCCTCGAGACACTGCCTTCTGGCACGTCAACCCTCAGCCAGAGGGTGGGAGCAGACTTATGCACCGTGTCACCGTCCCTGTCCTTAAGCTCGAGGGCATAGATACAATCAGGTCAGGCACGGCAATTGCTGTTTTGCTAGGTTTTGCCTGGGTACTGTGGAAGCTGGTCGGTGTTATGCTAAAGTCCGAAGAACCAGTGCTCAAGAAGACAGCCCCAAAGAGGTCTAAACAAAACAAGAAAGCTTGA
- a CDS encoding probable heat shock protein HSP104 (endopeptidase Clp ATP-binding chain HSP104), which translates to MNSRMDFTDRAQKAVEDAMALAEQYGHSQLAPVHLAVSLLDPPPDPSKDQQNGPPPTSTLFRQVVERAHGDPQLFDRALKKTLVRLPSQDPPPEHVSLAPQFHNVLRKAMELQKVQKDTYIGVDHLITALSEDSTIQGPLKEANIPKPKLVQEAVQAIRGTKRVDSKTADTEEENENLAKFTIDMTEMAREKKIDPVIGREEEIRRVVRILSRRTKNNPVLIGEPGVGKTTVIEGLAQRIVNRDVPDNLKSCKLLSLDVGALVAGSKYRGEFEERMKGVLKEITESKDVIILFVDEIHLLMGAGSSGEGGMDAANLLKPMLARGQLHCIGATTLAEYRKYVEKDAAFERRFQQVIVKEPSIPETVSILRGLKERYDRHHRVTILDSALVAAANLAARYLTSRRLPDSAIDLVDEAAAAVRVARESQPEIIDSLERKLRQLMIEIAALEKEKDEASQTRLAQAKKDAKNVEEELQPLREKYQSEIKRSEEIHQAKLKLDDLEKRLEDAMNNSEHAKAADLKYGAIPEQEAVIKELEARKAAADAALNATAPTDSGGAMVTDIVTADNINEIVARWTGIPVTRLRTSEKEKLIHMEKVLSKVVVGQKEAVQSVANAIRLQRSGLSNPNQPPSFLFCGPSGTGKTLLTKALAEFLFDDAKAMIRFDMSEYQERHALSRMIGAPPGYVGHDAGGQLTEALRRKPFSILLFDEVEKAAKEVLTVLLQLMDDGRITDGQGRVVDAKNCIVVMTSNLGAEYLVRPGVKEGRVDPGTRELVMTALRNYFLPEFLNRINSVVIFNRLTRKEIRKIVDIRLGEIQKRLEDNGRKVHIDVSDEAKDYLGNSGYSPAYGARPLSRLIEKEVLNRLAILILRNNIRDGEYARVELIDGKIVVLSNHPDSELGEDEDMVDEDDAVDEMLDDMDQDIYD; encoded by the coding sequence ATGAATAGCCGCATGGACTTCACAGACCGTGCCCAAAAGGCCGTGGAGGATGCCATGGCCTTGGCTGAACAATACGGCCACTCCCAGCTTGCACCGGTTCATCTCGCTGTGTCTCTGCTCGACCCTCCCCCGGACCCTTCAAAGGATCAACAGAACGGTCCTCCTCCCACAAGCACACTCTTCCGACAAGTCGTTGAGCGAGCGCATGGCGATCCTCAACTCTTCGATCGAGCCCTCAAGAAAACCCTCGTTCGACTCCCAAGTCAAGACCCCCCACCTGAGCATGTCTCTTTGGCACCTCAGTTCCACAATGTGCTAAGAAAGGCCATGGAGCTGCAGAAGGTACAGAAGGATACATACATTGGCGTGGATCACCTCATCACTGCACTGTCTGAGGATTCGACCATCCAAGGACCTCTCAAGGAAGCCAACATTCCCAAGCCCAAACTGGTACAAGAAGCAGTACAGGCTATTCGGGGAACAAAGCGAGTCGACAGCAAGACGGCTGAtactgaagaggagaatgagAACCTGGCCAAGTTCACCATTGATATGACTGAAATGGCtcgcgagaagaagatcgatCCCGTCATTGGTCGAGAGGAGGAGATTCGTAGAGTTGTCAGAATTCTCTCTCGACGAACCAAGAACAACCCTGTCCTTATCGGTGAGCCCGGTGTAGGCAAGACCACAGTCATCGAAGGACTGGCACAAAGAATTGTCAACCGTGACGTTCCTGATAACTTGAAGTCATGCAAGCTCCTTTCACTTGACGTGGGTGCACTTGTCGCTGGCAGCAAGTATCGTGGAGAGTTTGAGGAAAGAATGAAAGGTGTCTTGAAGGAAATCACCGAGTCAAAGGATGTCATCATTCTTTTTGTCGATGAAATCCACCTTCTCATGGGCGCCGGTTCGTCCGGTGAGGGAGGCATGGATGCTGCCAACCTTCTCAAGCCCATGCTTGCCCGTGGCCAGCTACACTGTATCGGTGCGACTACCCTTGCGGAATACCGCAAGTACGTTGAGAAGGATGCCGCCTTTGAGCGTCGATTCCAGCAGGTTATTGTCAAGGAACCCAGCATCCCTGAGACGGTCTCTATCCTCCGAGGTCTCAAGGAGCGATATGACCGTCATCATCGAGTCACTATTCTCGACAGCGCTCTCGTAGCTGCTGCTAATCTGGCTGCGCGCTACCTTACATCCCGACGACTGCCTGACTCGGCCATCGATCTTGTCGATGAGGCTGCAGCAGCAGTTCGTGTTGCTCGCGAGTCTCAGCCCGAAATCATCGACTCCCTCGAGCGCAAGCTCAGGCAGCTTATGATCGAGATTGCGGCtcttgagaaggaaaaggacgAAGCGTCCCAGACTCGTCTTGCACAAGCTAAAAAGGATGCTAAGAACGTGGAAGAGGAGTTGCAGCCTCTCCGTGAGAAGTATCAGAGCGAGATCAAGCGCAGTGAGGAGATAcaccaagccaagctcaagctaGATGATCTCGAGAAGCGCCTCGAGGATGCCATGAATAACTCTGAGCATGCCAAGGCCGCCGATCTCAAGTATGGTGCCAttccagaacaagaagctgtcatcaaggagcttgaggctcgCAAAGCTGCTGCCGACGCCGCTCTTAACGCTACTGCCCCCACGGACTCTGGTGGCGCCATGGTAACCGACATCGTCACCGCAGATAACATCAACGAGATTGTCGCTCGATGGACTGGCATTCCAGTCACTCGCCTACGTACctctgagaaggagaagctcatccACATGGAAAAGGTGCTCAGCAAGGTCGTTGTTGGCCAGAAGGAAGCTGTTCAATCTGTCGCCAACGCCATTCGACTCCAGCGTTCTGGTCTTAGTAATCCCAATCAGCCGCCGAGCTTCCTTTTCTGTGGTCCATCGGGTACCGGTAAGACCCTTCTGACCAAGGCCCTGGCCGAATTCCTGTTCGACGACGCCAAGGCAATGATCCGCTTTGATATGTCTGAATACCAGGAGAGACATGCACTGAGCCGCATGATTGGTGCGCCTCCTGGATACGTTGGACATGATGCTGGTGGTCAGCTCACTGAGGCTCTTCGCCGCAAGCCATTCTCAATCTTGCTCtttgacgaggttgagaaggctgccaaggaAGTTCTCACTGTCCTCCTCCAGCTTATGGACGATGGGCGTATTACTGACGGCCAAGGCAGAGTCGTTGACGCCAAGAACTGCATCGTGGTTATGACCTCTAACCTGGGTGCAGAATACCTTGTTCGACCTGGCGTCAAGGAGGGTCGTGTCGACCCCGGTACTCGCGAGTTGGTCATGACCGCTTTACGCAACTACTTCTTGCCTGAGTTCCTCAACCGTATCAACTCGGTTGTCATCTTTAATCGTCTCACACGCAAGGAGATTCGTAAGATTGTTGATATTCGGCTTGGCGAGATCCAGAAACGACTCGAAGACAATGGCCGAAAGGTCCATATCGACGTGTCGGACGAAGCTAAAGATTACCTGGGAAACAGCGGGTACTCGCCGGCTTATGGCGCTCGACCTCTTTCTCGTCTTATCGAAAAGGAGGTCCTGAATCGTCTTGCTATTCTCATCCTGCGCAACAACATCCGCGATGGCGAATACGCGCGTGTTGAGCTCATTGATGGCAAGATTGTTGTGCTTTCCAACCATCCCGACAGTGAacttggagaggatgaagatatggttgatgaagatgatgcagtCGACGAGATGTTGGATGACATGGATCAGGACATCTACGACTAA
- a CDS encoding chorismate mutase-P/prephenate dehydratase-like protein has translation MASQHKPVVSFLGPVASYTHQAVRQAFSESTWEFSPAVTIDDVFDQVQSGHVQAGVVPFENSTNGSVSFTLDNLADRTNHYPDITVDGETYVDVHHCLVGHKSPVPAVEDIAEGSGTCTPTATDPSPSKPRSRPLASLKHIQRLYSHPQAFGQCTAFISTYLKGVEIFEVSSTSKAAEIVSKDTTGTWAAISSELAAKLHGLDFLGRSIEDREDNTTRFFVIGKNAAGPKDLDQTKKAVAEKGSKSLVSFTVPHTSPGALADVLSCFRTFDINLTSINTLPSLVKPFQYIFFIEFEGHKYVDPEGRVNGALEKISRVAESWRWLGSWERYI, from the exons ATGGCCAGCCAACACAAACCTGTTGTCAGCTTCCTCGGCCCAGTGGCCTCATACACCCATCAG GCTGTCCGTCAGGCCTTTTCTGAGTCAACATGGGAATTCTCCCCTGCAGTTACTATTGACG ACGTATTTGACCAGGTACAAAGTGGCCACGTGCAAGCTGGTGTTGTGCCGTTTGAGAACTCCACCAATGGTTCTGTGAGCTTCACTTTGGACAACCTGGCTGACAGAACGAACCATTATCCGGATATCACTGTCGATGGCGAGACATACGTGGACGTTCACCATTGCCTTGTTGGTCACAAGAGCCCTGTACCAGCTGTCGAAGACATCGCTGAAGGGTCCGGTACTTGCACCCCGACAGCGACAGACCCGTCACCTTCAAAACCACGGTCCAGGCCCCTGGCGAGCCTCAAGCACATTCAACGCTTATATTCGCACCCCCAGGCATTTGGCCAATGCACCGCTTTCATCTCCACATATCTCAAGGGTGTCGAAATTTTCGAAGTCAGCTCAACTAGCAAGGCAGCTGAAATTGTCAGTAAGGACACAACGGGTACCTGGGCCGCCATCTCAAGCGAGCTCGCCGCTAAACTTCATGGTCTCGATTTTCTGGGAAGATCGATAGAGGACAGAGAGGATAACACGACCCGTTTCTTCGTGATTGGTAAGAATGCTGCAGGCCCGAAGGACCTTGACCAAACCAAAAAGGCTGTTGCCGAGAAGGGAAGCAAGTCGCTGGTCTCTTTCACAGTACCTCACACATCACCTGGAGCTTTGGCAGATGTGTTAAGCTGCTTCCGAACATTCGACATCAACTTGACCAGCATCAACACTCTACCAAGCCTCGTGAAACCCTTCCAGTACATTTTCTTCATTGAATTTGAAGGTCACAAGTATGTCGATCCTGAGGGCCGGGTCAACGGTGCGCTAGAAAAAATCAGTCGTGTGGCCGAGAGTTGGAGGTGGCTTGGAAGCTGGGagagatatatataa